In one Alistipes sp. ZOR0009 genomic region, the following are encoded:
- the epsC gene encoding serine O-acetyltransferase EpsC, translated as MQQENKNRQLEVIVRSKNYLSRLIAHVHPHVLCETLCYPLKVESEVELKTELVNILSLMKVSNVEIVSIADHFFGNLPLVRERLLEDAAFIADNDPAASSPEEVAMVYPGFFAIATYRIAHLLRIAGVDIIPRIFTEMAHSKTGIDINPGAHIGREFFIDHGTGVVIGETSIIGDRVKIYQGVTIGALSVHKVDADAKRHPTIEDDVTIYAGATILGGATVVGAGSVVGGNVWLTESIPPMTKVFNTLESKIVLQNK; from the coding sequence ATGCAACAGGAAAATAAAAATCGGCAGCTGGAGGTTATCGTTCGTTCGAAAAACTACTTGAGTAGGCTTATTGCTCATGTTCATCCGCATGTGCTCTGCGAAACGTTATGCTACCCGCTGAAGGTGGAGTCGGAGGTGGAACTGAAGACGGAGCTTGTTAATATACTGTCTCTTATGAAAGTGTCTAACGTCGAAATTGTGAGCATCGCAGATCATTTCTTCGGCAACTTGCCCTTAGTTCGCGAGCGCCTACTCGAGGATGCTGCGTTTATTGCCGATAACGACCCTGCTGCATCGTCACCCGAAGAGGTTGCCATGGTGTATCCCGGATTTTTTGCCATAGCTACCTATCGAATAGCCCATTTGCTGCGGATTGCTGGGGTGGATATTATACCTCGCATTTTTACGGAGATGGCTCATAGTAAAACGGGTATTGATATAAACCCAGGGGCTCATATTGGGCGCGAATTTTTTATAGATCACGGTACGGGTGTTGTTATTGGCGAAACCTCCATAATCGGCGACCGTGTCAAAATCTATCAGGGCGTAACCATTGGTGCGCTATCTGTCCATAAGGTTGATGCCGATGCCAAGCGCCATCCAACAATAGAGGATGATGTAACCATTTATGCTGGAGCCACCATTCTTGGCGGTGCTACGGTTGTTGGAGCCGGTTCGGTAGTAGGTGGCAACGTGTGGCTTACAGAGAGTATTCCACCTATGACTAAAGTCTTTAATACGCTAGAATCGAAAATTGTTTTACAAAATAAATAA
- the dnaG gene encoding DNA primase, producing the protein MIDKTTVDRIIDAANIVDVVGEFVSLKKRGVNYLGNCPFHNEKTPSFTVSPAKGIFKCFGCGKAGNSVSFVMEHEKLEYADALRYLAKKFGIEIKERELSREEVQENNDRESMMVLSAFAQKYFSDMLHSHVDGKTIAMSYFRERGFRDDIIKKFQLGYCLDTRSSFSQYAAKQGYKKEFLVKTGLSVDHNGDLFDRFHGRVMFPIHSISGRVIAFGGRILKNDKKIAKYLNSPESEIYHKSFTLYGIFFAKKSITQENQCFLVEGYTDVLSMHQAGIENVVASSGTSLTTEQIRLIKRFTPNVTVLYDGDAAGIKASLRGIDMILEEGMNVKVVLLPEGEDPDSFAKTHSVTELKEYISGNETDFITFKTRLLLKDTNNDPIKRAALITDVMHSVSVIPDSIVRSVYVRECSRMFDVAEETLLQEVNTQRGKKIGATVAQNSSIVQQAKPEFHTPAIPTFVNNIVCEEQEKELIYLLLKYANVKLFAYTDEAGEEQVMTVGEYIISEIVNDDLELQNLEYRQIFDDFAEIIANHEEPKITRFIHHENLKISELVINIHSGEYTLSNIWKKMGAAEDNEIDFLSAAVPKAVTNYKAKVIAMAINNLSEELRTVTEETFEQTVTRISALNQVRTEISKQLDRPVLN; encoded by the coding sequence ATGATAGACAAAACAACTGTTGACAGAATTATTGATGCCGCCAACATTGTTGACGTTGTGGGGGAGTTTGTTTCTCTTAAAAAGAGAGGGGTTAACTACCTTGGTAACTGCCCTTTTCATAACGAAAAAACGCCCTCTTTTACCGTATCTCCTGCTAAAGGTATTTTTAAATGTTTTGGATGTGGTAAGGCTGGCAACTCGGTATCCTTTGTTATGGAGCACGAGAAGCTGGAGTACGCCGATGCGCTTCGCTACTTAGCCAAGAAGTTTGGGATAGAGATTAAGGAGCGCGAGCTTTCGCGCGAGGAGGTGCAGGAAAATAACGACCGCGAGAGCATGATGGTGCTTTCTGCCTTTGCGCAGAAGTACTTCTCCGATATGCTCCATAGCCATGTCGATGGAAAGACGATCGCCATGAGCTACTTCCGTGAGCGGGGTTTTCGGGATGATATCATCAAAAAGTTTCAGCTTGGCTACTGCCTCGATACGCGCTCCTCGTTTTCGCAGTATGCGGCAAAGCAGGGGTACAAAAAGGAGTTTCTGGTAAAAACTGGGCTTTCGGTTGATCATAATGGCGACCTGTTCGACCGCTTTCATGGGCGGGTAATGTTTCCCATTCACTCCATAAGCGGTCGTGTAATTGCATTTGGTGGTCGTATTCTGAAGAATGATAAGAAGATTGCCAAGTATCTGAACTCTCCGGAGTCCGAAATCTACCACAAAAGCTTTACGCTTTACGGGATCTTCTTTGCGAAGAAAAGCATCACGCAGGAGAACCAGTGCTTTTTGGTGGAGGGCTACACCGATGTGCTGTCGATGCACCAGGCGGGGATTGAGAATGTGGTGGCCTCGTCGGGGACATCGCTAACAACCGAGCAGATTAGGCTTATAAAGCGCTTTACGCCCAACGTTACCGTTCTTTACGATGGCGATGCGGCGGGGATAAAGGCGTCGCTTCGGGGAATCGATATGATTCTAGAGGAGGGGATGAACGTAAAGGTGGTGCTGCTTCCAGAAGGCGAGGATCCAGACTCGTTTGCCAAGACGCATTCTGTTACCGAGCTCAAGGAGTATATCTCGGGTAACGAAACAGACTTCATAACCTTTAAGACGCGCCTGCTCCTGAAGGATACGAACAACGACCCCATCAAGCGAGCGGCTCTTATTACCGATGTAATGCACTCGGTGTCGGTTATTCCCGATTCAATTGTTCGTTCGGTTTACGTTCGCGAGTGCTCCCGCATGTTCGACGTTGCTGAAGAAACGTTGCTGCAGGAGGTTAATACCCAGCGAGGGAAAAAGATTGGGGCTACAGTTGCCCAAAATAGCAGTATAGTACAACAGGCTAAACCTGAATTTCATACGCCTGCCATTCCTACTTTTGTAAATAATATTGTTTGCGAGGAGCAGGAGAAGGAGCTTATTTACCTACTTTTAAAGTATGCCAACGTAAAGCTCTTTGCCTATACCGACGAAGCAGGAGAAGAGCAGGTTATGACCGTTGGGGAGTACATTATCTCCGAAATAGTTAACGATGATTTGGAGCTACAGAATTTGGAGTACCGCCAAATTTTTGACGATTTTGCCGAGATTATAGCCAACCACGAGGAGCCTAAAATAACCCGCTTTATTCATCACGAAAACCTGAAGATAAGCGAGCTGGTTATCAACATCCACTCGGGGGAGTACACCTTAAGCAACATTTGGAAGAAAATGGGGGCTGCAGAGGATAACGAAATAGACTTCCTTTCCGCGGCAGTACCAAAGGCGGTGACTAACTATAAGGCAAAAGTTATTGCTATGGCAATTAATAATTTGAGCGAGGAGCTGAGAACGGTAACCGAGGAGACGTTTGAGCAAACTGTTACCCGAATAAGCGCCCTAAACCAGGTGCGAACTGAAATTTCTAAGCAGCTTGATAGGCCGGTATTAAACTAA